In the genome of Oncorhynchus nerka isolate Pitt River linkage group LG27, Oner_Uvic_2.0, whole genome shotgun sequence, the window GAGACGCTGCAAAAAGAGACCGTATTATTTCGAAGATCAGGAGGAACATCAAGAAACACTTAAACCGCGCAAGCTGTCAAATAGTGAACATCGGGTCAGTGCACCACCGAGTGTGCTGGTAAATAATTCTGGAAGTATCCGAGAGAGTGCATCTGCAGACTCTGGTTGCTCAACGGTGACCTCTAAGAAACGTGCACGAGATAACACTGTCACAAGATACGATGCTCCAAGGATTGTAAGTATATATATGTTACTGCTGCCTAGAAAGTGtatactggaacaaactgcaCAAGGTTGAAATTGTTGTAATCAACATCCATTGAGCGCAATACTTGAGGTGTCCACAAGATGTTGCACGTTGTATTTTTTCAGTACCCATTCTTCCTTTCAAACCATGTCACTAAGTTCTTAAGTCACCACTACAACAGTTTCTTGTTTATTTTCTGTTAATTATTAAAcgctctccctcttcctttcacCTCTAGGTCACACACAAAGATGATGATGGCAATGACCTATGCACTTTCAACTCATTCCAGTACTGGAGGGTCCCTCTACCCGAGCTGGACATTTCACTCCTTCAGAATGGAAACCTCTCTGGATCAAATGGAGAACCCCCTGCCAAAGAATTATCCTGTGAAGCCATGGAGTCATAAATTTGAATTCATGAAGGTCTGCCCACCATGGAACTCTTATGAGAGGTggccaccagtggaggctggtgggagaagcTATAGGAGGACTGTCTTTGTCCCATGGCTTGAATAGAattaatggaacggagtcaaacgtgCTTTACATGCgtctgataccattccatttattatattccagccattacaaggaGCCTGTCCTATAGCTCCTCCAACCAGACACACTGCCCATCAGAGCCATAGCTTTAGATCTATACTGTGTAGACCATGGGGTTCTCAAAGTGGGGTACGTGGACACCTGGCCAGATCTCAAAATATATACTGAATATGACATTTTAACCTTAAATGTTATAAAATTAATATTACAAAAAACATATTAAATTGCTTTTGGCCAAAGGATCTGTGGAATAAGTTTAAAGTGTGtaatacagtgtgatgttattaatCTACAATTGGtgttcttaaccctgggcaacatgggcctgggaggctcacagggatattggtatccacagtACTCTACAAATAATCAATTTGTCAACTCCATACTATTCCCCCAAATTTTTGTTTTCACatgaatgcactgtaatttaagATTTAAAGCCGCAATGTTACCTCTGGCTCATCGCAAAATTGCAGCATATTATCTTTAAAGCTGCAACAACAAAACAGCTCTGCCCCATGACACAATTTGTAgatttgcaggaaattagctttaaaactgcaacattttcgcTCTTTCACCTGGCCTGAGACACTAACTCTGAAATCTGGCTACATGGTTATTGTACCTGCTTTGAACACAAGGATAAAgctgtatgtacagtgcattcggaaggtattcagaccccttggttttttccaaattttgttatgttacagccttattctaaaatggattaaataacccACCCCCCCCTTTTCAATCgtcacacaatacccataataacaaagcaaaaacttttttttagtaaatttatgaaaaataaactgaaatcacgtttacataagtatttagaccctttactcagtactttcttgaagcacctttgcccGTGGCTAGAGCCTTGAGTATGCCACTACAAGCATGGCacccctgtatttggggagttttatcccattcttctctgcagatcctcttaagctctgtcagggtggatggggagtgtcacagCAGCTATTTCAAgtccgggttcaagtccgggctctagctgggccactcaagaacattcagagacctgtcccgaggccattcctgcgttgtcttggttgtgcacttagggtcattgtcctgttggaaggtgaaccttcaccccagtcaggtcctgagcactctggagcaggttttcatcaaggatctttgtactttgctctgttaatctttccctcgatcctgactagtctccctgtcaatgaaaaatatccccacagcatgatgctgccaccaccatgcttcactgtagagatgatgccaagtttcctccagatgtgaggcttggcattcaggacaaagagttcaatattggtttcatcagagcagagattcttgtttctcatggtttgagagtcctttaggtgcctttttgaaTACACCAAGCGGgctgttgtgccttttactgaagagtggcttctgttgggccactctaccataaaggcctgattggtggagtgctgctgactgatatggttgtccttctggaaggttctccgatctcgacagaggagctctgtccgAGTGACCATCGGGTCATTTTTTTGGTActgtccccagatctgtgcctcgacataatcctgtctaagagctctacggacaattcatttgacctcatggcttggtttttgctctgacgtgcactgtcaactgtgggaccaacaggtgtgcctttccaaatcatgtccaatcaattgaatttaccacaggtagactccagtcaagttgtagaaacatctcaaggattatcaatgaaataggatgcacccgagcttaatttcgagtctcatagcaaagcgtctgaatacttatgtaaataaggtttttctgttagacttttaatacatttgcaagaatttcttaacctgttttcgctttgtcattatgaggtattgtgttaattttagaataaggctgtaacgtaacaaaatgggaaaagtaaaggggtctgaatactttccgaatgcactatacatACCAGGGCTACAGTGTCATTACCATGGAAATACAACTATATCTATATGGCTTACAGCATGAAACCAGAGTAAAATTATTTCCACCAGTTGGGACCGGCAGGGGCGAACTGGCTATTTGGCATTTGAgtcaaatgccagatgggctggtccatttttGATCCACTGGGCCTGTCTAACTAGTTACTTTTTTTTGTTTGCAAAATTATCATTACTTGGCTTATAATGGGGGCCTCAAGGAAAAAATGGGCTGGTGGGGGGGCCTTGGATAATAGGCAGATGTGTCAGAAATGCCAGTCCGCCCCTGGGGACCGGTATTTGTAAGAGCTTTTATACACTGAACACTAATTGTTTTATTACTTTTAGGAGATAAATCATTGACATAGCGTCATTAAACGGCATTCAGTGCTCCTTTTTTATCTtcatgtagcctacagtatattgtattggGATGAAATGTGTGTTGTATGCAGCTAGTTGTTGGTACATTAACTCACCCTGGCTACTTTGATGGTTTTTCAAAGTGAATGGACTATTTTATTTGAACTAAACCTAAACTATGCTTTTCCTCTAGCTGGGCTTGCTGTTGGTCATAGCTAGCTGTTGGATTCTTACTTTAAATTGCATTCCAAATAGATGGATTTATTGATGAAAGAATTGATGTATTAATCAATGAATGTCTATGTTAAGGCAAACATGCGGAAGTCGTTACTCTGTTTACAAGTCTGCTCTTCAGTCTGTAAACTGCCGCTCAACAtgttgtatacagtaccagtacattCTTTGTGAGgtattttttcactttgtcattgcagagtattttgtgtagaggTGAGGGGGATTTTTCTTCTttttatccattttgaatttaggATGCAACACAATTTGTTTTTGTTAAGTCAAGTGGTATGCatcctttctgaaggcactgtaggtaacACAAGGCAAGTTTGAGGTCTGTGTTGGTCTATACAGTTATCGCTTTGTACAATAAAACTATTATTATGTATACTGTTTATTGTTGAAATGACCAATGGGTGGGTGCTGCACTCCCTTAAAGAATGGAGTGCAGCAGACCACAACTCATTCCATGGGTGTTGGGTGAAGTGTGATCGATGGCACACATGTTTACTACACTCTGACAGCCATGTTCTTTGACCAAACAGGGTTGCCCTGGGCTTTTCTAGAGGTCATAACATTGTCCCAAAGTGCACTTTCACACCCCCCCATTAGGGATTTAAAAGCATTTGATTGGTGGTTATGATGAGCACTAGCCGTATGCAGCACCACCAACTCTTAGTGAAGTGGTAAATGGAGAACAGGAGTTCCAAATCTTAGCCTTTTTTCAATTGCGAAATCTACCGCGAAGAGTTTTGAAATCTGCCACATCCCCTTTGAATCAGCCATTATTTTTTTTATGTAGAATAGCATGCCCACATTTAGAAACGATACGCAACTTATCCTTTTATATATAAAATATGTAGCATAACTAGCTACATTTCTTTTGACCACTACACACATGTATTTTGGGGATCTTCCTCTGTAATTGTAACTTTCCCGATGACATGCTAGTGGGACAGGAGAGTCATTTCATACAAGCACATATGTTTTCTCTACTCCACTAACTTTGACCTTTTCCAAAAGGAGGCGATGAGAGGACGCAAGGAATAGAGCAaaccaattgagattctcccagtGTGTTTATGGTGGAGGAAAGCATGAGATCTTCAAAGCCTTTGTGAAGGAATGACTGACCCTTGGACCAAGGCCTGGTTAAAGCCTGTCTCTAACAATGATCAGCCAATGAGAGAGCAGGGGAGCTGAATGACCCATGAGTTTAATTACTGTATCGGATACCTGTGTCAAGTATACGTATGGACCTATGTTATGATCATTTGTGTGCCTATATGAATGCAGCTTCTACAATGGTAAGTTTGGATAAGTTGTCTTTATATTATCTATATGGCTTCTCATACTGAAGGCAGTTCATTAGCAAGTTTCTATGAGTATTAGTGGTATGAAATTGCAAAATTGTAGCCTAACTGAAATGACTGATTGCAAGATATTAAACTTTTTTTAGTCATTTGAAAAAAGTCTTCAAATGATTCGAAATCTGTCTCACTTCATTATATAATAATACAAGTGCTTCTTATATAAACTTAAAATAAAGTCAAATCGGCGTGAACTAAGGCTAAGTGAATTTATAGTGGGCATCTCATATCTATTGTGACACAGTTGTGATTCAAATCTGTTCTATTTTTGCCGTTGTCACCATGTGTTTCTAGAAAACAATGTTCTCGCTTCCTTGCTATTCTTGTCAATGTGGTGTCCAAACGTTGCATTTGTTTGTACAGTGCACAGATCCCGAGACGaatttggtatttgtttcattaatcCACTGTTTATACAGTCCTAAAATGTGTTgtatgtcagcaatcaagttttcaagatagtCCCAGAAGATAGATTTTGagtgcattttttttttaattgaaaaaCCTGAAATCAAAGTTTACATATGAGAACATTTGTCACTAACCCAAAAATGTGGGGTGTGCAAAACAAAAGCCTAAAGCTTGTTTGGTGTGTAAATTACGAGCTTGTTGAGATGACCAGGATGAATTTATATAATTTTgggtggcggcaggtagcctagtggttagagtgttgggccagtaaccgaaatgttgctagatcgaatccccgagctgacaaggtaaaaatctgtcgttctgcccctgaacaagccagttaacccactgttcctaggccgtcattgtaaactgacttgcctagtttaaatgaaggtaaatctctctctttcacacacacacacacacacacaccagtggcggTCCACTGACCATTTAAGATGAGGCAGGacgttacattttttttaatgagcatggccttatttctattacagaatattggatgactgtcatcattcacccagctcaaagtaacatcaataggtttaggctgctacatgatactctaattttctctatacccatcatgaggttgctacaacctagcctatgaatgaaagcttacaacgtaggtgcacggCTCAATATACTTTTTTTTGTAATCAAGGTGAGAcagagtgacacattcaatacagcCTTCACACCTGCCTGCATCTaggcatctagc includes:
- the wu:fa19b12 gene encoding uncharacterized protein wu:fa19b12 yields the protein MTKRRAEYVLFHDTPVKRSCFRPFDKFDTQLESMAAAGCVSPPSLLALLGRRCKKRPYYFEDQEEHQETLKPRKLSNSEHRVSAPPSVLVNNSGSIRESASADSGCSTVTSKKRARDNTVTRYDAPRIVTHKDDDGNDLCTFNSFQYWRVPLPELDISLLQNGNLSGSNGEPPAKELSCEAMES